The following are encoded in a window of Gossypium raimondii isolate GPD5lz chromosome 13, ASM2569854v1, whole genome shotgun sequence genomic DNA:
- the LOC105783081 gene encoding mediator of RNA polymerase II transcription subunit 25 isoform X1, which produces MAEKQLIVAVEGTAAMGPYWHIVVSDYLDKIIRCFCSSELTGQKNSTSNVEFSLVTFNTHGSYCACLVQRSGWTKDVDIFLQWLSAIPFSGGGFNDAAIAEGLSEALMMFPIASNGNQTPQNVDGQRHCILVAASNPYPLPTPVYRPQIQNLEQVENSEAQTESCLSDAETVARSFAQCSVSLSVICPKQLAKLKAIYSAGKRNPRAADPPVDNVKNSQFLVLISENFMEGRAALSRSGVPSLATNQSPVKMDMASVTSVMGPSPSSVNGSMVGKLPVSVGNVATATVKVEPTTITSMATGPAFSHVPSVPRVPSQAIPTLQTSSPLTNTQEGMTSGDNMQELKPSVSGMTQPSRPVPPAAANVNILNNLSQARVMSSAALTGGTSIGLQSMGQTPVAMHMSNMISSGMASSVPPAHTVLSSGQPTMTSLTGSGALTGTAQVPPNSGLSTFSSASSNVAGNSNIGISQPTGNVQGAVNIGQSVPGMSQGNHSGTQMMQSGVGMSQNMSALGQSTVSSGNGTMIPTPGMSQQVQSGMQTLGVSNSSAASMPLSQQTSSALQSAQSKYVKVWEGNLSGQRQGQPVFITRLEGYRSASASETLAAHWPQTMQIVRLISQDHMNNKQYVGKADFLVFRAMNQHGFLGQLQEKKLCAVIQLPQQTLLLSVSDKACRLIGMLFPGLHSSNTPPGLHPSLDKPKKLNEMDMVVFKPQMSSQQQLQLQQQQQQQQMQPQLQQQQQQQNPQLQQQQLPHLQQQQQLPQLQQQQQQLPQLQQQQLSQLQQQQQQQQQQQQQLQQQSQHPQMQQQQMVGSGMGPAYVQGPGRSQLVSQGQVPSQAPPNMPGGGFMS; this is translated from the exons ATGGCGGAGAAGCAGCTAATCGTGGCCGTTGAAGGCACTGCGGCCATGGGTCCCTACTGGCATATCGTCGTCTCTGATTACCTCGACAAGATCATCAG GTGTTTCTGTAGTAGTGAGTTGACGGGGCAG AAGAACTCTACATCTAATGTTGAGTTTTCATTGGTCACATTCAACACTCATGGATCATATTGTG CTTGCCTAGTACAGCGTAGTGGGTGGACAAAAGATGTTGATATTTTCTTACAATGGCTGTCGGCTATACCTTTTTCTGGTGGTGGTTTCAATGATGCTGCAATTGCCGAAGGGCTGTCTGAAGCACTGATG ATGTTTCCTATTGCTTCAAATGGAAACCAAACACCACAAAATGTGGATGGGCAGAGACATTGCATTCTTGTTGCTGCCAGTAATCCCTATCCCTTGCCTACACCAGTCTATAGAccacaaattcaaaatttggagCAAGTCGAAAATTCTGAAGCCCAGACAGAGAGTTGTCTGTCTGATGCTGAAACAGTAGCTAGATCATTTGCTCAG TGTTCTGTTTCTTTATCTGTGATATGTCCGAAGCAGCTTGCAAAGCTAAAAGCAATCTACAGTGCT GGAAAGCGGAACCCCCGAGCAGCGGATCCACCTGTTGATAATGTTAAAAACTCTCAGTTTCTTGTTCTGATTTCAGAGAACTTTATGGAGGGCCGTGCTGCTTTAAGTCGCTCTGGAGTTCCAAGTTTGGCAACCAATCAGAGTCCTGTGAAAATGGACATGGCTTCTGTCACTTCAGTTATGGGACCATCTCCATCATCAG TGAATGGATCTATGGTGGGCAAGCTTCCTGTTTCTGTTGGAAATGTTGCCACTGCTACTGTAAAAGTT gAGCCCACAACGATAACATCCATGGCAACTGGACCTGCTTTTTCACATGTTCCCTCTGTTCCACGAGTGCCTTCTCAAGCAATCCCGACCTTGCAAACCTCTTCGCCATTGACAAATACACAGGAGGGCATGACAAGTGGTGACAACATGCAAGAACTAAAACCTTCTGTAAGTGGCATGACACAACCTTCACGTCCTGTGCCTCCAGCTGCTGCAAATGTGAACATACTAAACAATCTTTCTCAAGCACGGGTTATGAGCTCTGCTGCTCTCACTGGAGGAACTTCTATAGGACTTCAATCAATGGGTCAAACACCAGTGGCCATGCATATGTCCAATATGATATCTAGTGGAATGGCATCCTCTGTGCCTCCAGCTCATACTGTATTATCATCTGGGCAACCGACTATGACTTCATTAACTGGCTCAGGAGCTCTTACAGGGACTGCACAGGTCCCACCAAACTCAGGTCTTAGTACATTTTCTTCTGCAAGTTCAAATGTGGCTGGGAATTCAAACATTGGAATTTCACAACCAACGGGCAATGTTCAAGGAGCAGTGAATATAGGCCAATCAGTACCTGGCATGAGCCAAGGAAACCATTCAGGTACCCAAATGATGCAAAGTGGAGTTGGCATGAGCCAGAACATGAGTGCCCTTGGTCAATCAACTGTCTCTTCTGGAAATGGCACAATGATTCCTACTCCAGGCATGTCTCAACAAGTACAGTCTGGAATGCAGACACTTGGAGTGAGCAACAGTTCAGCTGCTAGTATGCCACTATCACAACAGACGTCAAGTGCTTTGCAATCAGCACAATCCAAATATGTTAAAGTCTGGGAG GGAAATTTATCTGGCCAGAGACAAGGGCAGCCGGTCTTTATCACCAGATTGGAA GGTTATCGGAGTGCCTCAGCTTCTGAGAC ACTTGCAGCACATTGGCCACAAACCATGCAAATAGTTCGTCTTATATCTCAGGATCACATGAATAACAA GCAATATGTTGGGAAGGCAGATTTTTTAGTTTTCAGGGCAATGAATCAGCATGGATTTCTTGGACAGCTACAAGAGAAGAAGCTT TGTGCTGTAATTCAGTTGCCACAACAGACATTGCTGCTTTCAGTTTCTGACAAAGCCTGCCGCTTGATAGGAATGCTTTTCCCTGGG CTACACAGTTCCAACACGCCACCAGGCCTCCACCCCTCTCTAgacaaaccaaaaaaattaaacgaaATG GATATGGTTGTCTTTAAACCACAAATGTCCAGCCAACAACAGCTGCAAttgcagcagcagcagcagcagcagcagatGCAGCCCCAGTTACAGCAGCAGCAACAGCAGCAGAATCCACAGCTGCAACAACAGCAGCTTCCGCACttgcagcagcagcagcaactTCCTCAGCTACaacaacagcagcagcagctACCACAGCTGCAACAGCAGCAGCTTTCCCAGCTgcagcagcaacaacaacagcagcagcagcagcagcagcaactGCAGCAACAGTCGCAACACCCTCAGATGCAGCAACAACAAATGGTTGGTTCAGGAATGGGTCCTGCTTACGTTCAAGGTCCAGGACGATCACAATTAGTTTCTCAGGGGCAAGTTCCATCACAGGCCCCACCTAATATGCCAGGAGGGGGATTTATGAGTTAA
- the LOC105783081 gene encoding mediator of RNA polymerase II transcription subunit 25 isoform X2 produces the protein MAEKQLIVAVEGTAAMGPYWHIVVSDYLDKIIRCFCSSELTGQKNSTSNVEFSLVTFNTHGSYCACLVQRSGWTKDVDIFLQWLSAIPFSGGGFNDAAIAEGLSEALMMFPIASNGNQTPQNVDGQRHCILVAASNPYPLPTPVYRPQIQNLEQVENSEAQTESCLSDAETVARSFAQCSVSLSVICPKQLAKLKAIYSAGKRNPRAADPPVDNVKNSQFLVLISENFMEGRAALSRSGVPSLATNQSPVKMDMASVTSVMGPSPSSVNGSMVGKLPVSVGNVATATVKVEPTTITSMATGPAFSHVPSVPRVPSQAIPTLQTSSPLTNTQEGMTSGDNMQELKPSVSGMTQPSRPVPPAAANVNILNNLSQARVMSSAALTGGTSIGLQSMGQTPVAMHMSNMISSGMASSVPPAHTVLSSGQPTMTSLTGSGALTGTAQVPPNSGLSTFSSASSNVAGNSNIGISQPTGNVQGAVNIGQSVPGMSQGNHSGTQMMQSGVGMSQNMSALGQSTVSSGNGTMIPTPGMSQQVQSGMQTLGVSNSSAASMPLSQQTSSALQSAQSKYVKVWEGNLSGQRQGQPVFITRLEGYRSASASETLAAHWPQTMQIVRLISQDHMNNKQYVGKADFLVFRAMNQHGFLGQLQEKKLCAVIQLPQQTLLLSVSDKACRLIGMLFPGDMVVFKPQMSSQQQLQLQQQQQQQQMQPQLQQQQQQQNPQLQQQQLPHLQQQQQLPQLQQQQQQLPQLQQQQLSQLQQQQQQQQQQQQQLQQQSQHPQMQQQQMVGSGMGPAYVQGPGRSQLVSQGQVPSQAPPNMPGGGFMS, from the exons ATGGCGGAGAAGCAGCTAATCGTGGCCGTTGAAGGCACTGCGGCCATGGGTCCCTACTGGCATATCGTCGTCTCTGATTACCTCGACAAGATCATCAG GTGTTTCTGTAGTAGTGAGTTGACGGGGCAG AAGAACTCTACATCTAATGTTGAGTTTTCATTGGTCACATTCAACACTCATGGATCATATTGTG CTTGCCTAGTACAGCGTAGTGGGTGGACAAAAGATGTTGATATTTTCTTACAATGGCTGTCGGCTATACCTTTTTCTGGTGGTGGTTTCAATGATGCTGCAATTGCCGAAGGGCTGTCTGAAGCACTGATG ATGTTTCCTATTGCTTCAAATGGAAACCAAACACCACAAAATGTGGATGGGCAGAGACATTGCATTCTTGTTGCTGCCAGTAATCCCTATCCCTTGCCTACACCAGTCTATAGAccacaaattcaaaatttggagCAAGTCGAAAATTCTGAAGCCCAGACAGAGAGTTGTCTGTCTGATGCTGAAACAGTAGCTAGATCATTTGCTCAG TGTTCTGTTTCTTTATCTGTGATATGTCCGAAGCAGCTTGCAAAGCTAAAAGCAATCTACAGTGCT GGAAAGCGGAACCCCCGAGCAGCGGATCCACCTGTTGATAATGTTAAAAACTCTCAGTTTCTTGTTCTGATTTCAGAGAACTTTATGGAGGGCCGTGCTGCTTTAAGTCGCTCTGGAGTTCCAAGTTTGGCAACCAATCAGAGTCCTGTGAAAATGGACATGGCTTCTGTCACTTCAGTTATGGGACCATCTCCATCATCAG TGAATGGATCTATGGTGGGCAAGCTTCCTGTTTCTGTTGGAAATGTTGCCACTGCTACTGTAAAAGTT gAGCCCACAACGATAACATCCATGGCAACTGGACCTGCTTTTTCACATGTTCCCTCTGTTCCACGAGTGCCTTCTCAAGCAATCCCGACCTTGCAAACCTCTTCGCCATTGACAAATACACAGGAGGGCATGACAAGTGGTGACAACATGCAAGAACTAAAACCTTCTGTAAGTGGCATGACACAACCTTCACGTCCTGTGCCTCCAGCTGCTGCAAATGTGAACATACTAAACAATCTTTCTCAAGCACGGGTTATGAGCTCTGCTGCTCTCACTGGAGGAACTTCTATAGGACTTCAATCAATGGGTCAAACACCAGTGGCCATGCATATGTCCAATATGATATCTAGTGGAATGGCATCCTCTGTGCCTCCAGCTCATACTGTATTATCATCTGGGCAACCGACTATGACTTCATTAACTGGCTCAGGAGCTCTTACAGGGACTGCACAGGTCCCACCAAACTCAGGTCTTAGTACATTTTCTTCTGCAAGTTCAAATGTGGCTGGGAATTCAAACATTGGAATTTCACAACCAACGGGCAATGTTCAAGGAGCAGTGAATATAGGCCAATCAGTACCTGGCATGAGCCAAGGAAACCATTCAGGTACCCAAATGATGCAAAGTGGAGTTGGCATGAGCCAGAACATGAGTGCCCTTGGTCAATCAACTGTCTCTTCTGGAAATGGCACAATGATTCCTACTCCAGGCATGTCTCAACAAGTACAGTCTGGAATGCAGACACTTGGAGTGAGCAACAGTTCAGCTGCTAGTATGCCACTATCACAACAGACGTCAAGTGCTTTGCAATCAGCACAATCCAAATATGTTAAAGTCTGGGAG GGAAATTTATCTGGCCAGAGACAAGGGCAGCCGGTCTTTATCACCAGATTGGAA GGTTATCGGAGTGCCTCAGCTTCTGAGAC ACTTGCAGCACATTGGCCACAAACCATGCAAATAGTTCGTCTTATATCTCAGGATCACATGAATAACAA GCAATATGTTGGGAAGGCAGATTTTTTAGTTTTCAGGGCAATGAATCAGCATGGATTTCTTGGACAGCTACAAGAGAAGAAGCTT TGTGCTGTAATTCAGTTGCCACAACAGACATTGCTGCTTTCAGTTTCTGACAAAGCCTGCCGCTTGATAGGAATGCTTTTCCCTGGG GATATGGTTGTCTTTAAACCACAAATGTCCAGCCAACAACAGCTGCAAttgcagcagcagcagcagcagcagcagatGCAGCCCCAGTTACAGCAGCAGCAACAGCAGCAGAATCCACAGCTGCAACAACAGCAGCTTCCGCACttgcagcagcagcagcaactTCCTCAGCTACaacaacagcagcagcagctACCACAGCTGCAACAGCAGCAGCTTTCCCAGCTgcagcagcaacaacaacagcagcagcagcagcagcagcaactGCAGCAACAGTCGCAACACCCTCAGATGCAGCAACAACAAATGGTTGGTTCAGGAATGGGTCCTGCTTACGTTCAAGGTCCAGGACGATCACAATTAGTTTCTCAGGGGCAAGTTCCATCACAGGCCCCACCTAATATGCCAGGAGGGGGATTTATGAGTTAA
- the LOC105782541 gene encoding lysine histidine transporter-like 6, with protein sequence MVTMTQLLTFRRYLNLPIQYFLQKMVSTSPPKEVQSIGKWAEGDPTRRAKWWYSTFHTVTAMIGAGVLSLPYAMAYLGWGPGTMVLVLSWCMTLNTMWQMIQLHECVPGTRFDRYIDLGRYAFGPKLGGWVVLPQQLIVQVGCDIVYMVTGGKCLKKFMEIACTSCTQLRQSYWILIFGGTHFFLSQLPNFNSVAAVSLAAAVMSLSYSTIAWAGSLSHGQINGVSYEYKSTSPTDFMFRVFNALGQISFAFAGHAVALEIQATIPSTPERPSKIPMWKGALGAYFINAICYFPVAMIGYWAFGQDVDDNVLMALKKPAWLIASANLMVVVHVIGSYQVYAMPVFDLLENMMIKRLNFPPGIALRLISRSTYVAFTLFIGVTFPFFGDLLGFFGGFGFAPTSYFLPSIMWLVIKKPKRFSLNWFINWGCIFVGVFIMMASTIGGLRNIIADASTYSFYT encoded by the exons ATGGTGACGATGACCCAACTCCTTACATTCAGGAGATACCTCAATCTTCCAATTCAATACTTTTtgcaaaaaatggtttcaacatcCCCTCCAAAA GAAGTTCAATCCATCGGGAAATGGGCAGAAGGCGATCCTACTCGCAGAGCCAAATGGTGGTACTCCACTTTTCACACTGTCACGGCCATGATAGGTGCAGGTGTCCTCAGCTTGCCCTATGCCATGGCCTATCTAGGATG GGGTCCAGGAACAATGGTTCTGGTATTATCATGGTGCATGACCTTGAATACAATGTGGCAGATGATACAACTGCATGAGTGTGTCCCTGGAACTCGATTCGATCGATACATTGACCTCGGGCGATATGCTTTTGGACCGAAACTCGGAGGATGGGTAGTGTTGCCTCAGCAGCTGATTGTTCAAGTTGGATGTGACATTGTGTACATGGTTACAGGAGGGAAGTGCCTCAAAAAGTTCATGGAGATTGCCTGCACCAGCTGCACACAGCTCAGGCAGTCCTACTGGATCTTGATTTTTGGTGGCACCCATTTCTTCCTGTCTCAGCTTCCCAATTTCAATTCAGTTGCTGCTGTTTCATTAGCTGCAGCAGTTATGTCTCTGAGTTATTCAACCATAGCCTGGGCAGGTTCCTTGAGTCACGGTCAGATCAATGGTGTGAGCTATGAGTATAAGAGCACAAGTCCGACTGACTTCATGTTTCGAGTGTTCAATGCACTAGGCCAAATTTCATTTGCATTTGCAGGTCATGCAGTTGCCCTTGAAATTCAGGCCACAATTCCATCAACCCCAGAAAGGCCTTCGAAAATACCGATGTGGAAAGGTGCACTCGGAGCCTATTTCATAAATGCTATATGCTACTTCCCGGTAGCCATGATAGGATACTGGGCATTCGGTCAAGATGTCGATGATAATGTACTTATGGCACTCAAGAAACCTGCATGGCTCATAGCCTCTGCTAACTTGATGGTGGTTGTTCATGTCATTGGAAGCTACCAGGTTTATGCTATGCCTGTGTTTGACCTGCTGGAGAACATGATGATCAAAAGGCTCAACTTCCCACCAGGGATTGCTCTCAGGCTCATAAGTCGATCTACTTACGTAG CATTTACCCTGTTCATAGGAGTCACTTTCCCTTTCTTTGGAGATCTTCTGGGTTTCTTTGGTGGATTTGGCTTTGCTCCCACTTCATATTTT CTTCCCAGCATAATGTGGTTGGTGATCAAGAAACCAAAAAGGTTCAGCCTCAATTGGTTCATCAATTGG GGGTGCATATTTGTAGGAGTGTTCATTATGATGGCATCAACAATTGGAGGTTTAAGGAATATCATAGCAGATGCTTCAACATACAGTTTTTATACATGA